Proteins encoded by one window of Fibrobacter sp. UWB15:
- a CDS encoding M6 family metalloprotease domain-containing protein, with protein MKNWVNPLCLLLLLFPTTLFADIVYQGKRVQEWPAEARPTFDNSRGAPQTRALMKTTAVTTQSHYAAPKGKIYSLTLLVDFPDKAAPVTVNEVEDWLNKEGFNRDGCNGSVRDYYLDVSNGQLDLTNEVYGWYRAKHPKSWYESLQGYSGSDSLMKEVFEYFDPQVDFSRYDNDKDGTTEAINIVYAGAGQTWGQGLWPHSGWSSERRDGVKLTHHQMTDMPGKFSIYVFVHESGHMIFGWPDLYWYGDYCTMGNRANDLNPVAINDFYRADQGWIPFVDITSDDVNNVTGLEVSKPGEFCYRYKNPARPNQEGLVWSYVRNTGRDKVLAGSGLLMQHYDFSIEGNSAADKLGLRIVHASAAGKSSDNPGDQWPSPGSTANTFFKSGTYAEFSDDAYPAIRWHNGTKTGLKITNIGTPGDALTFCIGENCSEPSSSSSTEASSSSVAEITIQKIALETTLPISDNYAPVTLDLNGSEVASILGIKRTEIEDKVEFYGVEPDGSLNSKTTGEGTGHWFDKDGKITTWDPNGSSVVFSNMDLTTMTTKIGHMPGKVKAGDTFTVRQALVYGSKQVSFEITVTIEGGTTVITNLRKAKYGKPGSKIFNVLGKPVGVRNANGALPDLPKGRYVEVAK; from the coding sequence ATGAAAAATTGGGTTAACCCGCTTTGTCTTTTATTATTGTTGTTCCCAACGACGCTTTTTGCCGACATCGTGTATCAGGGGAAACGCGTCCAGGAATGGCCCGCCGAGGCGAGGCCCACGTTCGACAATTCCCGCGGGGCACCCCAAACCCGCGCCCTCATGAAAACGACCGCGGTCACAACCCAGAGCCACTACGCCGCCCCCAAGGGCAAAATCTACAGTTTGACTTTGCTCGTGGATTTCCCGGACAAGGCAGCCCCGGTCACGGTGAACGAGGTAGAAGACTGGCTGAATAAAGAAGGATTCAATCGGGACGGTTGCAACGGTTCTGTACGCGACTACTACCTTGACGTTTCTAACGGACAACTGGACCTCACGAACGAAGTCTACGGCTGGTACCGCGCAAAACATCCCAAGTCATGGTACGAAAGTTTGCAAGGATACTCGGGTTCCGATTCGCTCATGAAAGAGGTCTTTGAGTATTTCGACCCCCAGGTAGATTTTTCACGCTACGACAACGACAAGGACGGCACCACCGAAGCCATCAACATCGTATACGCCGGCGCCGGGCAAACTTGGGGACAGGGGCTCTGGCCGCATTCCGGATGGTCCAGCGAAAGGCGCGATGGCGTAAAGCTCACGCACCATCAGATGACGGACATGCCCGGCAAGTTCTCCATTTACGTATTCGTGCATGAATCGGGGCACATGATCTTCGGCTGGCCGGACCTCTACTGGTACGGCGACTACTGCACCATGGGCAACCGCGCAAACGATTTGAACCCGGTGGCAATAAACGACTTCTACCGTGCGGACCAGGGCTGGATTCCGTTCGTGGACATCACCAGCGATGATGTAAACAACGTAACAGGTCTCGAAGTCTCCAAGCCCGGAGAGTTCTGCTACCGCTACAAGAACCCCGCAAGGCCGAACCAGGAAGGTTTAGTTTGGTCTTACGTGCGCAACACAGGCCGCGACAAGGTACTCGCCGGGAGCGGGCTCTTGATGCAACACTACGATTTTTCAATTGAAGGCAATTCCGCTGCAGACAAGCTCGGACTCCGAATCGTGCATGCCAGCGCGGCGGGAAAATCAAGCGACAATCCCGGCGACCAGTGGCCAAGCCCGGGCAGCACCGCCAACACGTTCTTCAAGAGCGGAACCTACGCGGAATTTTCAGATGATGCCTACCCCGCTATCCGCTGGCATAACGGCACCAAGACAGGCCTCAAGATTACCAACATCGGGACGCCCGGAGATGCGCTCACGTTCTGCATCGGTGAGAACTGCTCCGAACCCTCGTCCAGCTCGTCGACAGAGGCAAGTTCCAGCAGCGTCGCAGAAATCACCATCCAGAAAATCGCACTTGAGACAACGCTCCCAATAAGCGACAACTATGCGCCCGTAACACTCGACCTGAACGGCAGCGAAGTCGCAAGCATCCTCGGCATCAAACGCACCGAAATTGAAGACAAAGTAGAATTCTACGGAGTGGAACCCGACGGAAGCCTCAACAGCAAAACGACCGGCGAAGGCACCGGCCATTGGTTCGACAAGGACGGCAAAATCACGACCTGGGATCCGAACGGTTCTAGCGTCGTGTTCTCCAACATGGACCTCACGACCATGACCACAAAAATCGGTCACATGCCAGGTAAAGTCAAAGCCGGAGACACCTTCACCGTGCGACAAGCGCTCGTTTACGGCAGTAAGCAAGTCTCCTTCGAAATCACGGTAACAATCGAAGGCGGCACCACCGTCATCACCAACCTGCGCAAGGCAAAATACGGCAAGCCCGGCAGCAAGATATTCAATGTGCTCGGAAAGCCCGTCGGAGTACGCAACGCTAACGGAGCACTCCCCGATTTGCCCAAGGGCAGGTATGTAGAAGTGGCGAAGTAA